One segment of Solanum stenotomum isolate F172 chromosome 1, ASM1918654v1, whole genome shotgun sequence DNA contains the following:
- the LOC125877841 gene encoding glucose-1-phosphate adenylyltransferase large subunit 1 yields MDTCCVPMKSTVHLGRVNTGGFNNGEKEFFGEKIRGSLNSNLRINQLSKSLKLEKKENKIKPGVAYSVITTENDRQTLFVDMPRLERRRANPKDVAAVILGGGEGTKLFPLTSRTATPAVPVGGCYRLIDIPMSNCINSAINKIFVLTQYNSAPLNRHIARTYFGNGVSFGDGFVEVLAATQTPGEAGKKWFQGTADAVRKFIWVFEDAKNKNIENIVVLSGDHLYRMDYMELVQNHIDRNADITLSCAPAEDSRASDFGLVKIDSRGRVVQFAEKPKGFDLKAMQVDTTLVGLSPQDAKKSPYIASMGVYVFKTDVLLKLLKWSYPTSNDFGSEIIPAAIDDYNVQAYIFKDYWEDIGTIKSFYNASLALTQEFPEFQFYDPKTPFYTSPRFLPPTKIDNCKIKDAIISHGCFLRDCSVEHSIVGERSRLDCGVELKDTFMMGADLYQTESEIASLLAEGKVPIGIGENTKIRKCIIDKNAKIGKNVSIINKHGVQEADRPKEGFYIRSGIIIISEKATIRDGTVI; encoded by the exons ATGGATACTTGTTGTGTGCCTATGAAATCGACGGTCCATTTGGGGAGAGTGAACACTGGTGGCTTTAACAATGGAGAGAAGGAGTTTTTCGGGGAGAAGATCAGAGGGAGTTTGAACAGCAATCTCAGGATTAATCAGTTGTCGAAAAGTTTGAAACTTGAGAAGAAGGAGAACAAGATCAAACCTGGGGTTGCTTACTCTGTGATCACTACTGAAAATGACAGACAGACTCTG TTCGTAGATATGCCACGTCTTGAGAGACGCCGGGCAAATCCAAAGGATGTGGCTGCAGTCATACTAGGAGGAGGAGAAGGGACCAAGTTATTCCCACTTACAAGTAGAACTGCAACCCCTGCT GTTCCGGTTGGAGGATGCTACAGGCTAATAGACATCCCAATGAGCAACTGTATCAACAGTGCTATTAACAAGATTTTTGTGCTGACACAGTACAATTCTGCTCCCCTGAATCGTCACATTGCTCGAACATATTTTGGCAATGGTGTGAGCTTTGGAGATGGATTTGTCGAG GTACTAGCTGCAACTCAGACACCTGGGGAAGCAGGAAAAAAATGGTTTCAAGGAACAGCAGATGCTGTTAGAAAATTTATATGGGTTTTTGAG GACGCTAAGAAcaagaatattgaaaatatcgTTGTATTATCTGGGGATCATCTTTATAGGATGGATTATATGGAGTTGGTGCAG AACCATATTGACAGGAATGCTGATATTACTCTTTCATGTGCACCAGCTGAGGACAG CCGAGCATCAGATTTTGGGCTGGTCAAGATTGACAGCAGAGGCAGAGTTGTCCAGTTTGCTGAAAAACCAAAAGGTTTTGATCTTAAAGCAATG CAAGTAGATACTACTCTTGTTGGATTATCTCCACAAGATGCGAAGAAATCCCCCTATATTGCTTCAATGGGAGTTTATGTATTCAAGACAGATGTATTGTTGAAGCTCTTGAAATGGAGCTATCCCACTTCTAATGATTTTGGCTCTGAAATTATACCAGCAGCTATTGACGATTACAATGTCCAA GCATACATTTTCAAAGACTATTGGGAGGACATTGGAACAATTAAATCATTTTATAATGCTAGCTTGGCACTCACACAAGAG TTTCCAGAGTTCCAATTTTACGATCCAAAAACACCTTTTTACACATCTCCTAGGTTCCTTCCACCAACCAAGATAGACAATTGCAAG ATTAAGGATGCCATAATCTCTCATGGATGTTTCTTGCGAGATTGTTCTGTGGAACACTCCATAGTGGGTGAAAGATCGCGCTTAGATTGTGGTGTTGAACTGAAG GATACTTTCATGATGGGAGCAGACTTGTACCAAACAGAATCTGAGATTGCCTCCCTGTTAGCAGAGGGGAAAGTACCGATTGGAATTGgggaaaatacaaaaataag GAAATGTATCATTGACAAGAACGCAAAGATAGGAAAGAATGTttcaatcataaataaacat GGTGTTCAAGAGGCAGACCGACCAAAGGAAGGATTCTACATACGATCAGGGATAATCATTATATCAGAGAAAGCCACAATTAGAGATGGAACAGTCATATGA